A region of the Microaerobacter geothermalis genome:
CTTATAATTTTTTGCTTATACTCTTCTACTTGCATTAACACATCCTCAGGGATATTGGGATTATTCTCAGGCAATCCAACGGCATTTTCCTTTAGTCCTAATGATACAATTTGACCACCTTGGTATTTGCCATCGATCAAGTCTTTTGATACGCGATAAACGGCTTCATCCACACGCTTCATCATCGAAGTAAGGGTAACATCATTACCAAAAGTAATGGATTGATCTTTATCGACTCCAATGACCCATACTTTATCTCCAGCTTGCTGACGGGTTTTGGCTTCATTAAACACACCATCCCCCACAGCTCCTGCAGCATGGAAAATGATATCAGCCCCGCGATCATACATCGTAGCAGCAGCAGCTTTTCCAAGGTCAGGTTTATCAAATGCACCCGTATAATTGATGATTACCTCCGCATCGGGATTAGCTGCTTTTACTCCCGCAGTAAAACCGGCTTCAAAACGTTTAATAACAGGAATCTCCATTCCTCCAACGAAGCCAATTTTATTAGACTTTGTCATCAAACCGGCAACAACTCCCACCAAATAGGAACCTTCATGTTCCTTAAAAGTAACAGAAGCGACATTAGGAGCCTCAACAACCGCGTCAATTATCGCCAATTT
Encoded here:
- a CDS encoding BMP family lipoprotein, whose translation is MKKWFSILAFLSLALVLILSGCGAAKEEGKQSEQKGGQAGAPNGEQVRIGMVTDVGGVNDNSFNQSAWEGLQRLQSDLGQDKVVVDFAQSTGDADYIPNLNQFVKDGWNLTWGIGFLMGDHVKQVADQNPDAKLAIIDAVVEAPNVASVTFKEHEGSYLVGVVAGLMTKSNKIGFVGGMEIPVIKRFEAGFTAGVKAANPDAEVIINYTGAFDKPDLGKAAAATMYDRGADIIFHAAGAVGDGVFNEAKTRQQAGDKVWVIGVDKDQSITFGNDVTLTSMMKRVDEAVYRVSKDLIDGKYQGGQIVSLGLKENAVGLPENNPNIPEDVLMQVEEYKQKIISGEIVVPSE